The Nocardioides conyzicola genome has a segment encoding these proteins:
- a CDS encoding ExeM/NucH family extracellular endonuclease produces MLASRKRLTGAVALAVVASGLLLTPSAPAAANPGGTGLVISEVYGGGGNTGATYTNDFVELYNPTDAAIALTGMSLQYRAAANTGTPASSAITNLNTAGSVPAHDWFVVKLATGGANGVAVPDVDFAGNTSTNLSGTTGQVFLANSTTGIDPDGAGNTTITDAAVIDFVGFGSPTIKEGATAAPSPSNSTSIARTATGADTDVNGTDFKVANPMHPGAGTSPLTATAPGAKTGVVGTPITPFTLAATGGTTPYTWSATGLPPGITVAADGGVSGTPTTESSYTPEVTVTDSSTPTAGTDAKTFSYTIGAEPPPVTAIKDIQGTAASSPLVGDTVSTQGVVTAAYPTGGINGFYLQTPGADTPDASDAIFVYGGASGFGSYPAIGDSVDVTGTVAENFGLTELTSATWTAHGSSLGDVTPKTVVPGTDCPLPGSACDTTAALDTAREAAEGEAFQPTGSWTLTDVYDGGPAYTVGTNSSSNFGELGAAAESSKALIAPTELYDVQTQATEIANRKKWNDAHRIVIDDGSSTNYTTTTGSPFPWMTSSYVPRVGAAITFPAPTILINDFSQWRLLPSTQVVGQPSGTQPQLQQTRAANATPADVGGDLRLATFNVLNFFPTDGNEYVAAGGGNACTYFTDRAGAQVTTNSCGNPSTSSGNGPRGAANPANVARQRDKIVAAINTANADIVSLEELENSAKFGKSRDFAITQLVNALNAASTAGKWDFAPSPTGADLPALTDEDVIRTGFIYQPARVSLVGASKILVGSSAFANAREPLAQAFKKVGSSNSNAFVVIVNHFKSKGSGTDDGTGQGNANPDRIAQADALVTFANDFKTERGLSKVFLVGDFNAYSHEDPIDHLVSGGYTEVHSTTDPDEETYNFDGQIGSLDHVLANAAALPDVSGADVWPINGYESVYYEYSRYNYNATNLYDSGPFRSSDHSPEIVGISAASEPATRDIQILGTNDFHGRIQNDAASASAGAAVLAGAVKQLRAANPDTVFAAAGDLIGASTFESFIAKDKPTIDSLNEAGLEVSAAGNHEFDQGYNDLVNRVMAPYNADTNPYGGANWKYIAANLRLKSDNSHALAPTFTKNFGDVKVGFVGAVTEHLPELVSPGGISQLDVTDIVNEVNASANDLKADGADVIVLLVHEGAAGTDCATMDDDPTSDFGSIIAGVNDKVDAIVSGHTHLAYNCSFPVAGWAGRPVTERPVVSAGQYGMALNKLVFTVDTATGQVQAKTQALLPLKSCATSTSCTNYPADSATQTIVTNAVNNANVLGAQPLGKIGGAFYRAKLADGTTENRGGESTLGNLVAEVQRWNTRNPESGAAQIAFMNPGGLRADMVGDGTGAFPRTLTYKQAANVQPFANSLVNEKLTGAQIKTVLEQQWQPSGSSRPFLKLGISKGFTYTFNDALPQGSRITGMWLNGTKIVPATVYSVTVNSFLATGGDNFFELNNGAGKQDTGKTDLQGMVDYMAAFGADPDVVPVDSKQNGVGVTLPVSAPASYAPGDHVQLNVSSWSMSGPGDVKDSEVTVKIGDATIGTATLDNAPQSALPGFDTTGKAAVDVVLPAGLPDGTTTLRLVGATTGTEVPVDITVDDGVDDIQILATNDFHGRIQNDATSASAGAAVLAGAVKQLRAANPETVFAAAGDLIGASTFESFIAKDKPTIDSLNEAGLEVSAAGNHEFDQGYDDLVNRVMAPYNADTNPYGGANWKYIAANLRLKSDNSHALAPTFTKNFGDVKVGFVGAVTEHLPELVSPGGISQLDVTDVVTEVNASANDLKADGADVIVLLVHEGAAGTDCATMDDDPTSDFGSIIAGVNDKVDAIVSGHTHLAYNCSFPVAGWSDRPVKERPVVSAGQYGYNLNKLVFSVDRATGQVQAKTQALLPLKSGTTGSTFNYPVDAATKTIVDNAVANANVLGAQPLGKIGGAFNRAKLADGTTENRGGESTLGNLVAEVQRWNTRNPESGAAQIAFMNPGGLRADMVGDGTGAFPRTLTYKQAANVQPFANTLVNEKLTGAQIKTVLEQQWQPDGASRPFLKLGISKGFTYTYDSTLPKGSRITGMWLNGEKIAPATVYSVTVNSFLSTGGDNFLELNNGTNKQDTGKTDLQGMVDYMAALGDETPVPVDFSQRAVGASFPGDAPASYQPGDEVAFSLSSLSMTGPGDKVDPEVTVRLGGEPLDSFEVTTTRQTALPGFDEVGTAQVVVTLPPGLSAGTKTLYVRGGETGTEVPVEIVVSTTREISAGDDQSITWGDSTSIPVAVTGNDGVATGTVRLFDDETQIGDPVTLDDTGHASVPVPAKSLEPGEHTLRVEYDGNYPSGSDQVKLTVAKATTTVSAGDVTLTYGDPATVTVTLGDPTATGTVTVRNGETVLGSAPASEGVATVTLPAGSLEPGVTTLTARYAGDAHFEADTDAFTATVAKVAPSVSAGNVSLVYGKAGTVTVNVGPSGATGTVQLFEGAKKVGAATAVSAGVAKVTLPARSLKPGSHTLTAVYSGDDHVASGSNAFTVSVAKAASSTKASASPATAKVKKTVVTLKISVTGPTGVVGTGKVKVKIPGQGTKTVTLKSGKATLKLAKFTSTGTKTIRVDYAGDDFLKSSSDTVKVKVKK; encoded by the coding sequence CCTCGGCTCCGGCCGCGGCCAACCCGGGCGGCACCGGCCTGGTCATCAGCGAGGTCTACGGCGGAGGTGGCAACACCGGCGCGACGTACACCAACGACTTCGTCGAGCTCTACAACCCGACGGACGCCGCCATCGCGCTGACGGGCATGTCCCTGCAGTACCGGGCGGCCGCCAACACGGGCACCCCCGCCTCCAGTGCCATCACCAACCTGAACACGGCCGGGTCGGTCCCGGCGCACGACTGGTTCGTGGTCAAGCTGGCCACCGGCGGGGCCAACGGCGTCGCCGTGCCCGACGTCGACTTCGCCGGCAACACGTCCACCAACCTGAGCGGCACCACGGGCCAGGTCTTCCTGGCCAACAGCACCACGGGGATCGACCCCGACGGCGCGGGCAACACCACGATCACCGACGCAGCGGTGATCGACTTCGTGGGCTTCGGCTCGCCGACCATCAAGGAGGGCGCGACGGCCGCTCCCTCGCCGTCGAACTCCACCTCGATCGCGCGCACGGCGACGGGTGCGGACACCGACGTCAACGGCACCGACTTCAAGGTCGCCAACCCGATGCACCCCGGCGCCGGCACCTCGCCGCTGACGGCGACCGCGCCGGGCGCCAAGACCGGCGTCGTGGGCACGCCCATCACGCCGTTCACCCTCGCCGCCACGGGCGGCACGACGCCGTACACGTGGAGCGCGACCGGCCTGCCCCCGGGCATCACCGTCGCCGCGGACGGCGGTGTCTCCGGCACCCCGACGACCGAGAGCTCCTACACCCCGGAGGTCACGGTCACCGACTCGTCGACCCCGACCGCTGGCACCGACGCCAAGACGTTCTCGTACACGATCGGCGCCGAGCCGCCGCCCGTGACCGCGATCAAGGACATCCAGGGCACGGCCGCCTCGTCGCCGCTCGTCGGCGACACGGTCTCCACCCAGGGCGTCGTCACCGCGGCGTACCCGACCGGCGGCATCAACGGCTTCTACCTCCAGACCCCCGGCGCGGACACCCCCGACGCCTCCGACGCGATCTTCGTGTACGGCGGCGCCAGCGGCTTCGGCTCCTACCCGGCCATCGGTGACTCGGTCGACGTGACCGGCACCGTGGCCGAGAACTTCGGCCTCACCGAGCTCACCAGCGCGACCTGGACGGCGCACGGCTCCAGCCTCGGCGACGTGACCCCCAAGACCGTGGTCCCCGGCACCGACTGCCCGCTGCCCGGCAGCGCCTGCGACACGACCGCCGCGCTCGACACGGCCCGCGAGGCGGCCGAGGGCGAGGCCTTCCAGCCCACCGGCAGCTGGACGCTGACCGACGTGTACGACGGCGGTCCCGCCTACACCGTCGGCACCAACTCCAGCTCCAACTTCGGCGAGCTGGGTGCCGCCGCCGAGAGCAGCAAGGCGCTGATCGCGCCGACGGAGCTGTACGACGTGCAGACGCAGGCGACCGAGATCGCCAACCGCAAGAAGTGGAACGACGCGCACCGGATCGTGATCGACGACGGCTCCAGCACCAACTACACCACCACGACCGGCTCGCCGTTCCCGTGGATGACGTCGTCGTACGTGCCCCGTGTCGGCGCGGCGATCACCTTCCCCGCCCCCACCATCCTGATCAACGACTTCAGCCAGTGGCGTCTCCTGCCGAGCACCCAGGTCGTGGGCCAGCCCTCTGGGACCCAGCCGCAGCTGCAGCAGACCCGGGCCGCCAACGCGACCCCGGCCGACGTCGGCGGTGACCTCAGGCTCGCCACCTTCAACGTGCTGAACTTCTTCCCCACGGACGGCAACGAGTACGTCGCCGCCGGCGGCGGCAACGCCTGCACGTACTTCACCGACCGCGCCGGCGCCCAGGTCACCACCAACTCCTGCGGCAACCCGTCCACGAGCTCGGGCAACGGCCCGCGCGGAGCGGCCAACCCGGCCAACGTGGCGCGCCAGCGCGACAAGATCGTCGCGGCGATCAACACCGCCAACGCCGACATCGTCTCCCTCGAGGAGCTCGAGAACTCGGCCAAGTTCGGCAAGAGCCGCGACTTCGCGATCACCCAGCTCGTCAACGCGCTGAACGCGGCGTCGACGGCCGGCAAGTGGGACTTCGCGCCGTCGCCCACGGGCGCCGACCTCCCGGCCCTGACCGACGAGGACGTCATCCGCACCGGCTTCATCTACCAGCCCGCCCGCGTCTCGCTGGTCGGTGCCTCCAAGATCCTGGTCGGCAGCTCGGCCTTCGCCAACGCCCGCGAGCCGCTGGCCCAGGCGTTCAAGAAGGTCGGCTCCTCCAACAGCAACGCCTTCGTGGTGATCGTCAACCACTTCAAGTCCAAGGGATCGGGCACCGACGACGGCACCGGCCAGGGCAACGCCAACCCGGACCGCATCGCCCAGGCGGACGCGCTGGTGACCTTCGCCAACGACTTCAAGACCGAGCGCGGCCTGTCCAAGGTCTTCCTGGTCGGCGACTTCAACGCCTACTCGCACGAGGACCCGATCGACCACCTCGTCTCGGGTGGCTACACCGAGGTGCACTCGACCACCGACCCCGACGAGGAGACCTACAACTTCGACGGGCAGATCGGCTCGCTCGACCACGTGCTCGCCAACGCGGCTGCGCTCCCCGACGTCAGCGGCGCCGACGTGTGGCCGATCAACGGCTACGAGTCCGTCTACTACGAGTACAGCCGCTACAACTACAACGCCACCAACCTCTACGACAGCGGCCCGTTCCGGTCCTCCGACCACAGCCCGGAGATCGTGGGCATCAGCGCCGCCAGCGAGCCGGCGACCCGGGACATCCAGATCCTGGGGACCAACGACTTCCACGGCCGGATCCAGAACGACGCGGCGTCGGCGTCCGCCGGCGCGGCGGTGCTGGCCGGTGCGGTCAAGCAGCTGCGTGCCGCCAACCCGGACACGGTGTTCGCTGCGGCGGGTGACCTGATCGGTGCCTCGACCTTCGAGTCGTTCATCGCGAAGGACAAGCCGACGATCGACTCGCTCAACGAGGCGGGTCTCGAGGTCTCGGCAGCGGGCAACCACGAGTTCGACCAGGGATACAACGACCTGGTCAACCGGGTGATGGCGCCGTACAACGCCGACACCAACCCGTACGGCGGGGCGAACTGGAAGTACATCGCGGCCAACCTGCGGCTCAAGAGCGACAACAGCCACGCCCTTGCGCCGACGTTCACCAAGAACTTCGGTGACGTCAAGGTCGGCTTCGTCGGTGCGGTCACCGAGCACCTGCCGGAGCTGGTCTCCCCGGGCGGGATCTCCCAGCTCGACGTCACCGACATCGTCAACGAGGTCAACGCCTCCGCCAACGACCTCAAGGCCGACGGCGCGGACGTGATCGTGCTGCTGGTCCACGAGGGTGCCGCCGGCACCGACTGCGCCACGATGGACGACGACCCGACGTCCGACTTCGGCTCGATCATCGCCGGCGTCAACGACAAGGTCGACGCGATCGTGTCCGGGCACACCCACCTGGCGTACAACTGCTCCTTCCCGGTCGCCGGGTGGGCCGGTCGCCCGGTCACGGAGCGCCCGGTGGTCTCCGCCGGTCAGTACGGCATGGCGCTCAACAAGCTCGTCTTCACCGTCGACACGGCCACCGGCCAGGTCCAGGCGAAGACGCAGGCGCTGCTGCCGCTGAAGTCGTGCGCGACCTCGACCAGCTGCACCAACTACCCGGCCGACTCGGCGACGCAGACGATCGTCACCAACGCGGTCAACAACGCCAACGTGCTCGGCGCCCAGCCCCTGGGCAAGATCGGTGGCGCCTTCTACCGGGCCAAGCTGGCGGACGGCACGACCGAGAACCGTGGTGGTGAGTCCACTCTCGGCAACCTGGTCGCCGAGGTGCAGCGCTGGAACACCCGCAACCCGGAGTCCGGCGCGGCGCAGATCGCGTTCATGAACCCGGGCGGCCTCCGAGCCGACATGGTCGGCGACGGCACGGGCGCGTTCCCGCGGACGTTGACCTACAAGCAGGCGGCCAACGTCCAGCCGTTCGCCAACAGCCTGGTCAACGAGAAGCTGACCGGTGCGCAGATCAAGACGGTGCTCGAGCAGCAGTGGCAGCCCAGCGGATCGTCGCGGCCGTTCCTCAAGCTGGGCATCTCGAAGGGCTTCACCTACACCTTCAACGACGCCCTGCCACAGGGGTCGCGGATCACCGGGATGTGGCTCAACGGCACCAAGATCGTGCCCGCCACGGTCTACTCGGTGACGGTGAACTCGTTCCTCGCCACCGGTGGTGACAACTTCTTCGAGCTCAACAACGGTGCCGGCAAGCAGGACACCGGCAAGACCGACCTTCAGGGCATGGTCGACTACATGGCCGCCTTCGGCGCCGACCCGGACGTGGTCCCGGTCGACTCCAAGCAGAACGGCGTCGGAGTCACCCTCCCGGTCAGCGCCCCGGCGTCCTACGCGCCGGGCGACCACGTCCAGCTCAACGTGTCGTCCTGGTCGATGTCCGGCCCGGGTGACGTCAAGGACAGCGAGGTCACGGTCAAGATCGGTGACGCGACGATCGGTACCGCGACGCTGGACAACGCTCCGCAGTCCGCGCTGCCCGGCTTCGACACCACGGGCAAGGCCGCCGTCGACGTGGTGCTGCCGGCAGGCCTGCCGGACGGCACGACGACCCTGCGGCTGGTCGGTGCCACCACCGGCACCGAGGTCCCGGTCGACATCACCGTGGACGACGGGGTCGACGACATCCAGATCCTGGCGACCAACGACTTCCACGGCCGGATCCAGAACGACGCGACGTCGGCGTCCGCCGGCGCGGCGGTGCTGGCCGGTGCGGTCAAGCAGCTGCGCGCGGCCAACCCGGAGACGGTGTTCGCCGCCGCGGGTGACCTGATCGGTGCCTCGACGTTCGAGTCGTTCATCGCGAAGGACAAGCCGACGATCGACTCGCTCAACGAGGCGGGGCTCGAGGTCTCGGCAGCGGGCAACCACGAGTTCGACCAGGGGTACGACGACCTGGTCAACCGGGTGATGGCGCCCTACAACGCCGACACCAACCCGTACGGTGGCGCGAACTGGAAGTACATCGCGGCCAACCTGCGACTCAAGAGCGACAACAGCCATGCGTTGGCGCCGACGTTCACCAAGAACTTCGGTGACGTCAAGGTCGGCTTCGTCGGTGCGGTCACCGAGCACCTGCCGGAGCTGGTCTCGCCGGGCGGGATCTCCCAGCTCGACGTGACGGACGTCGTGACCGAGGTCAACGCCTCGGCCAACGACCTCAAGGCCGACGGCGCGGACGTGATCGTGCTGCTGGTCCACGAGGGTGCGGCCGGCACCGACTGCGCGACGATGGACGACGACCCGACGTCCGACTTCGGCTCGATCATCGCCGGCGTCAACGACAAGGTCGACGCGATCGTGTCCGGGCACACGCACCTGGCGTACAACTGCTCCTTCCCGGTCGCCGGCTGGTCCGACCGTCCGGTCAAGGAGCGCCCGGTGGTCTCCGCCGGTCAGTACGGCTACAACCTCAACAAGCTGGTCTTCAGCGTGGACCGTGCCACCGGCCAGGTCCAGGCGAAGACGCAGGCGCTGCTGCCGCTGAAGTCGGGCACGACGGGGAGCACGTTCAACTACCCGGTCGACGCGGCCACGAAGACGATCGTGGACAACGCGGTCGCCAACGCCAACGTGCTGGGTGCCCAGCCGCTGGGCAAGATCGGTGGGGCGTTCAACCGCGCGAAGCTGGCGGACGGCACGACCGAGAACCGTGGTGGTGAGTCGACCCTGGGCAACCTGGTCGCCGAGGTGCAGCGGTGGAACACCCGTAACCCGGAGTCCGGCGCGGCGCAGATCGCGTTCATGAACCCGGGCGGCCTCCGAGCCGACATGGTCGGCGACGGCACGGGCGCGTTCCCGCGGACGTTGACCTACAAGCAGGCGGCCAACGTGCAGCCGTTCGCCAACACGCTGGTCAACGAGAAGCTGACCGGTGCGCAGATCAAGACGGTGCTCGAGCAGCAGTGGCAGCCGGACGGTGCGTCGCGGCCGTTCCTCAAGCTGGGCATCTCGAAGGGCTTCACCTACACCTACGACAGCACGTTGCCGAAGGGCTCGCGGATCACCGGGATGTGGCTCAACGGCGAGAAGATCGCTCCGGCCACGGTCTACTCGGTGACGGTGAACTCGTTCCTGTCCACGGGCGGTGACAACTTCCTCGAGCTCAACAACGGCACGAACAAGCAGGACACCGGCAAGACCGACCTGCAGGGCATGGTCGACTACATGGCCGCCCTCGGCGACGAGACGCCGGTGCCGGTCGACTTCAGCCAGCGCGCGGTCGGCGCGTCGTTCCCGGGTGACGCTCCGGCGTCGTACCAGCCGGGCGACGAGGTGGCGTTCTCGCTGTCCTCGCTGTCGATGACCGGTCCTGGGGACAAGGTGGACCCGGAGGTGACCGTGCGACTCGGCGGCGAGCCGCTCGACTCGTTCGAGGTCACCACCACCCGTCAGACGGCGCTGCCGGGCTTCGACGAGGTCGGCACCGCCCAGGTCGTGGTGACCCTGCCGCCGGGACTCAGCGCCGGGACGAAGACGCTGTACGTCCGCGGTGGCGAGACGGGCACCGAGGTCCCCGTCGAGATCGTGGTCTCGACGACTCGTGAGATCTCCGCGGGCGACGACCAGTCGATCACCTGGGGCGACAGCACGTCGATCCCGGTCGCGGTGACCGGCAACGACGGGGTCGCGACCGGCACGGTGCGGCTCTTCGACGACGAGACGCAGATCGGCGACCCGGTGACGCTGGACGACACCGGTCACGCCTCGGTCCCGGTCCCGGCGAAGTCGCTGGAGCCGGGGGAGCACACCCTGCGGGTGGAGTACGACGGCAACTACCCGTCGGGCTCCGACCAGGTCAAGCTGACCGTGGCGAAGGCGACGACGACGGTCTCGGCCGGCGACGTCACCCTGACCTACGGCGACCCGGCCACCGTCACCGTGACGCTGGGCGACCCGACCGCCACGGGGACCGTCACGGTCCGCAACGGCGAGACGGTCCTCGGCAGCGCCCCGGCGTCGGAGGGAGTCGCGACGGTGACCCTGCCGGCCGGCTCGCTCGAGCCCGGGGTGACCACCCTGACGGCGAGGTACGCCGGTGATGCTCACTTCGAGGCCGACACCGACGCCTTCACCGCCACGGTCGCGAAGGTGGCGCCGTCGGTGAGTGCCGGCAACGTGTCGCTGGTCTACGGCAAGGCGGGGACCGTGACGGTCAACGTCGGCCCGAGCGGCGCCACCGGCACCGTCCAGCTCTTCGAGGGAGCCAAGAAGGTCGGCGCGGCGACCGCCGTGTCCGCCGGGGTCGCGAAGGTGACGCTGCCGGCGCGGTCGCTCAAGCCGGGGTCGCACACCCTGACGGCCGTGTACTCCGGTGACGACCACGTCGCCTCGGGCTCCAACGCCTTCACGGTCAGCGTGGCCAAGGCCGCGTCGTCCACGAAGGCCAGCGCCAGCCCGGCGACCGCGAAGGTCAAGAAGACCGTGGTCACGCTGAAGATCAGCGTGACCGGTCCGACCGGCGTGGTGGGCACCGGCAAGGTCAAGGTCAAGATCCCGGGCCAGGGCACGAAGACGGTGACCCTCAAGTCCGGGAAGGCGACGCTGAAGCTGGCGAAGTTCACCAGCACGGGCACCAAGACCATCCGGGTCGACTACGCGGGCGACGACTTCCTGAAGTCGAGCTCCGACACGGTGAAGGTCAAGGTCAAGAAGTAG